The Salinibacterium sp. M195 genome includes a window with the following:
- a CDS encoding DUF262 domain-containing protein produces MSKYKVTQSAVTQLLEDVRREQIAIPELQRPFVWDSIKVRDLMDSLYKGYPVGYLITWQSVGAHLKGGQVAAHQQILIDGQQRITALRAAVAGMPVINKRYKQVRIKIAFNPMTEEFATTTPVIAKNPEWISDISELFNSTSTYGFVKSYLESNAVEDTAVVEGNIARLEAIKNAQIGIISLNDDLDVETVSEIFIRINSKGVPLSSADFAMSKIATYGDRGRNLRKLIDYFCHLAIAPHAYADIAQNDSEFAGSPYLQKIAWLQNESEDLYDPGYNDIIRVAGLVGFSRGKASSIVSALSGRDPETRKVDESRIPLAYDRLEAALMEIVNKYHFDNFLMTIKSAGFITPGMIGSKNALNFAYALYLRLRADSDMPEGERKRIVRRWFVMSMLTARHSGSFESTWEQDMRRISSVGAAEYLQQIEESELTDGFWNVALPGALETTSTASPFFQSFLAAQVASRARGFLSRSITVAAMHQQSGDIHHIVPKAYLQENGFADRGDYNQVANFALTETSINISIGKRAPMEYMADVTSQIVSGNLKLGEIVDEGDLAVNLAENAIPANIGDITVDDYRDFLHARRQLMASIIRKHFEQL; encoded by the coding sequence ATGTCGAAGTACAAAGTCACCCAATCTGCAGTTACCCAATTGCTCGAAGACGTTAGGCGAGAGCAGATTGCCATTCCCGAGCTTCAGCGCCCCTTTGTCTGGGACAGCATTAAGGTGCGCGACCTCATGGACTCGTTGTACAAGGGGTACCCGGTCGGCTACTTGATTACCTGGCAATCAGTGGGGGCTCACCTCAAAGGTGGCCAAGTCGCGGCGCATCAACAGATCTTGATCGATGGTCAGCAACGCATTACCGCCCTGCGTGCGGCGGTGGCGGGCATGCCTGTGATCAACAAACGATACAAGCAAGTGCGCATAAAGATCGCCTTCAATCCAATGACAGAGGAGTTCGCGACCACGACTCCAGTCATCGCGAAGAACCCCGAATGGATCTCGGACATTAGCGAGCTCTTCAATTCGACTTCGACGTATGGATTCGTGAAGTCTTATCTCGAATCGAACGCTGTCGAGGACACCGCGGTCGTTGAGGGGAACATTGCGCGCCTCGAGGCCATAAAGAACGCCCAGATCGGCATCATTTCTCTGAACGATGATCTCGATGTCGAAACCGTGTCCGAGATCTTCATCAGAATCAACTCAAAGGGTGTGCCACTGAGCAGCGCAGACTTCGCGATGAGCAAGATCGCGACCTACGGTGATCGTGGGCGTAACCTGCGCAAGCTCATCGACTACTTCTGCCATCTGGCGATTGCACCTCATGCCTACGCCGACATTGCGCAAAATGATTCGGAGTTCGCAGGCAGCCCTTATCTGCAAAAAATTGCGTGGCTGCAGAATGAGTCTGAGGACCTTTACGATCCCGGGTACAACGACATCATCCGCGTTGCTGGGTTGGTCGGGTTTAGCCGAGGCAAGGCATCCTCAATCGTGAGCGCTCTCTCCGGCCGCGACCCCGAAACCCGAAAGGTTGACGAGTCCCGCATCCCGCTCGCCTACGACCGACTCGAAGCGGCGTTGATGGAGATTGTCAATAAGTACCACTTCGACAACTTCCTCATGACGATCAAGTCCGCAGGGTTTATCACTCCCGGAATGATCGGCTCGAAGAACGCACTCAACTTTGCTTATGCGCTCTACCTTCGATTGCGCGCTGACTCCGATATGCCCGAGGGCGAGCGCAAACGAATAGTTCGCCGATGGTTTGTGATGTCCATGCTGACTGCTCGTCACTCAGGCAGTTTTGAGTCGACGTGGGAGCAAGACATGCGGCGCATCTCCTCTGTTGGCGCAGCCGAGTATCTGCAGCAGATCGAAGAGTCGGAGCTTACAGACGGATTCTGGAACGTAGCGCTTCCAGGGGCTCTCGAGACCACAAGCACTGCGAGCCCCTTCTTTCAGAGCTTCCTTGCTGCTCAAGTTGCCAGCCGTGCTCGCGGTTTCCTTTCTCGGAGCATCACCGTTGCTGCGATGCACCAGCAGTCTGGCGATATCCATCACATCGTTCCGAAGGCATATTTGCAGGAGAACGGTTTTGCGGACCGCGGAGACTACAACCAAGTGGCAAACTTCGCTCTAACTGAGACATCCATCAATATCAGCATCGGCAAGCGCGCACCTATGGAATACATGGCTGACGTCACGAGTCAAATCGTTAGCGGCAACCTCAAGCTAGGCGAGATCGTCGATGAAGGAGATCTCGCGGTCAACCTTGCCGAGAACGCAATCCCTGCAAACATTGGGGATATTACCGTGGATGACTACCGAGACTTTCTCCATGCGCGACGGCAGCTGATGGCTTCAATAATTCGGAAACACTTCGAACAACTATGA